In Paenibacillus sp. FSL M7-0420, a single genomic region encodes these proteins:
- the cysS gene encoding cysteine--tRNA ligase, with product MALHIYNTMTRTKEEFVPQEPDKVKMYVCGPTVYGYMHIGNARPVIVFDMVRNYLEALGNEVRYLTNFTDVDDKMIRKAEELNITVAEVAEMFIAAYQEDLAGLGVKPATMNPRVTESMDTIIEFIKELEDKGYAYENGGDVYYRTGKFANYGKLSRQNLEELRFGIRVEVDSRKENQEDFVLWKAAKPGEVHWSSPWGEGRPGWHIECSAMVREYLGTTIDIHGGGEDLKFPHHECECAQTEALTGQPLSNYWMHNAFLNIGDEKMSKSLGNGLLVKDIRARFKQGAIRYFMLSSHYRNPLNFTEEALLSAEKSVERIALAEGNVKHRLELAAEGAEGEASPQVTERLAATLSNFHARMQDDFNTPDAITAVFDWVSLANLTLADPEANPADFAALLKAFAEMNAVLRLTVEAEEEVASEEVERLIAERAEARKNKNWSRSDEIRDELNALGILLEDTPQGMRWRRK from the coding sequence TGCAAGACCGGTCATTGTTTTTGACATGGTGCGCAACTACCTGGAGGCGCTTGGGAATGAAGTCCGCTATCTGACAAATTTCACCGATGTGGATGATAAAATGATCCGCAAGGCGGAGGAGCTGAACATCACCGTAGCCGAGGTTGCCGAAATGTTCATTGCCGCCTACCAGGAGGATCTGGCCGGGCTGGGCGTGAAGCCGGCGACGATGAATCCGCGCGTTACGGAGAGTATGGACACGATTATCGAATTCATTAAGGAGCTTGAAGACAAGGGCTATGCGTATGAGAACGGCGGAGATGTGTATTACCGTACCGGCAAATTTGCCAACTACGGCAAGCTGTCCCGCCAGAATCTGGAGGAGCTGCGCTTCGGTATCCGTGTCGAGGTGGATTCGCGCAAGGAGAACCAGGAGGATTTCGTTCTCTGGAAGGCAGCCAAGCCGGGCGAAGTGCACTGGTCCAGTCCATGGGGAGAGGGACGTCCAGGCTGGCATATTGAATGCTCGGCGATGGTGCGCGAATATTTGGGCACGACGATCGATATTCACGGCGGCGGAGAGGATTTGAAATTCCCGCATCATGAATGCGAATGTGCCCAGACCGAAGCGCTGACGGGTCAACCGCTGTCGAATTACTGGATGCATAATGCTTTTCTGAATATCGGTGACGAGAAAATGTCAAAGTCGCTGGGGAATGGCCTCCTCGTGAAGGATATCCGCGCGCGCTTCAAGCAGGGGGCTATCCGTTACTTCATGCTGTCCAGCCATTACCGCAATCCGCTGAACTTCACCGAGGAAGCACTGCTGTCTGCCGAGAAAAGCGTAGAGCGGATCGCTCTGGCTGAAGGCAATGTGAAGCATCGCCTTGAACTGGCAGCAGAGGGGGCAGAGGGTGAAGCAAGTCCGCAGGTTACGGAGCGGCTGGCCGCTACCCTAAGCAACTTCCATGCGCGGATGCAGGATGATTTCAATACGCCGGACGCTATTACGGCAGTGTTCGACTGGGTGAGCCTGGCGAACCTTACGCTTGCTGATCCTGAGGCGAATCCGGCTGACTTCGCCGCGCTGCTGAAGGCTTTTGCCGAGATGAATGCGGTGCTTCGCCTCACGGTAGAGGCTGAGGAAGAAGTGGCAAGCGAAGAGGTGGAACGCCTGATTGCAGAGCGTGCGGAAGCGCGCAAGAACAAGAACTGGAGCCGGTCGGATGAAATCCGCGATGAGCTGAATGCGCTGGGGATTCTGCTGGAAGATACTCCACAGGGAATGCGGTGGCGGCGCAAATGA